In Rhizobium binae, the DNA window ACGCCGATGGCCAAGCAGTTGCAGGAGGTGGCCGAGGCGGTGCGCCGCGCGGCGGAGGCGATGCGCGAGGAGTATGCCGGTGGGTGACGGACAATGGCTGTCTTCGTTGGTGCTCAATTCCCGTCCCCCTATGGGAAGGGATTGGCGAGAAGAAAGGGGTCAGCGCCTTCGTCTTACGGCCGTCGCTTGAATGTATGTTCGGCTGTCGGGAACTTCCGTGTGCGCACCTCCTCGGCATAGGCGGCGGCGGCTTCCGCGACCCTCTTGCCGAGTTCGTCATAGCGCTTGACGAAACGCGGCGTGAAATCGTTGAAGAGCCCCAGAATGTCGTCGGAGACCAGGACTTGGCCATCGCAGGCGGCGGAGGCGCCGATACCGATGGTCGGCACATGCATGGCTGAAGTCACTTCGCGAGCAAGCGGTTCCACCGTGCCTTCGACGACGACGGCAAAGGCTCCCGAGCCGCCGATGGCATGCGCGTCGCGCCGGATCTTCGACGTCTCGTGTTCCGAGTGCCCGACGGAACGATAGCCGCCGGCGGTCTGGACCTGCTGCGGCATCAACCCGATATGCCCCATGACCGGGATTCCGCGCTTCGTCAAAAAGGCGATAGTCTCGGCCATCTCCTCGCCGCCTTCCAGCTTGACGGCGTCGCAACCGGTTTCCTGCAGTATCCGCACGGCGTTGCGGAAGGCGACCTCTTTGGATTCCTGGTAACTGCCGAACGGCATGTCGACGACGACGCAGGCCTTGGCGACGCCGCGCATCACGGCCTTGCCGTGGGCGATCATCATGTCGAGCGTGACGCCGATGGTGGTCTCCATGCCATAGAGAACCATGCCGAGCGAATCCCCGACCAGCAGCAGGTCGCAATGCTCATCGAGCAGCCGCGCCATCGGCGTGGTGTAGGCGGTCAGGCAGACAATCGGTTTGCCGCCCTTCATGGCTGAGA includes these proteins:
- the panB gene encoding 3-methyl-2-oxobutanoate hydroxymethyltransferase, translating into MSAVGSQKRFTPARISAMKGGKPIVCLTAYTTPMARLLDEHCDLLLVGDSLGMVLYGMETTIGVTLDMMIAHGKAVMRGVAKACVVVDMPFGSYQESKEVAFRNAVRILQETGCDAVKLEGGEEMAETIAFLTKRGIPVMGHIGLMPQQVQTAGGYRSVGHSEHETSKIRRDAHAIGGSGAFAVVVEGTVEPLAREVTSAMHVPTIGIGASAACDGQVLVSDDILGLFNDFTPRFVKRYDELGKRVAEAAAAYAEEVRTRKFPTAEHTFKRRP